GCGGGACATCCTGTGCGATCTGGGTGTAGAGATTCATAATGACGGTGTTCTTTCGATGCTCTCTGATCATGGCGCTACAGTAGGCATGAGGGAAAATCATGTGTTTCTCACTCCTGACATCATAGATAAAGCCCTTGAGACAGCGCCGGATTCGGTTGAACTATACGATGTCATGGGCAGGCAAACACACGATCTGAGGGATCATAATGTTTACTTCACACCTGGTTCAGCTGCGATTAATATCCTTGATCCTTCAAGCGGTGAGATCAGGAAACCGTCAACCGCCGATTATGTAGATTACGCGAAGTTGATGAGTGGACTGGATAATATCGCCTCTCAGAGTACAGCGTTCATTCCAGCGGATGTTCACGAGAGGATATCGGACAGCTACAGGCTTTTCCTGAGCCTTCTGTACTGCGAAAAACCTGTGGTAACGGGCGCTTTTACAATTGACGCATTTAACGTGATGAAAGATTTGCAGCTTGCCATCCGCGGATCGAGAGATGCGCTGAAGAAAAGACCACTTACGATATTCTCATGCTGCCCGACCGCTCCTTTGAAATGGAGCGACGTCACTTCTCAGAACCTGGTCGATTGCGCGAACCACTTCATACCTGTTGAATACATTTCGATGCCGCTTTCGGGTTTCATGGCTCCAGTGACACTGGTTGGATCCATTGTTCAGCATGCTGCCGAGACATTAAGCGGTGTTGTCCTGAGCCAACTTACACAACCGGGAACTCCGATCATTTACGGCGGTTCACCCGCCGCGTTTGATGTGAGGTACGAGACCACGCCTATGGGAGCTGTTGAAACGCAGATGATAGACTGCGCAAATAACGAGATCGGTAAGTATTTGAATCTTCCCACCCAGGCTTACATTGCCCTGAGCGACGCGAAGCAGCTGGATGCTCAGGCGGGTCTTGAAACCTCGATGGGGGCGACCCTTGCTGCTCTGTCCGGCATAAACAGCATATCCGGGCCCGGAATGCTTGATTTTGAAAGCTGCCAGAGCCTTGAAAAACTGGTTGTTGATAACGAGATCTGCGGGATGACACTCAGGCTGACCAGGGGAATAGAACCGAAGGAAGATTTTCCCTCCATACCGATCTTCGAGGAACTTCTGCGGGACAAGCATCTTCTGATTGCCAACCATACAAGAAAGTACCTCCATGATGAGCATTATTTCCCGGGGGCTGTAATTGACCGTGCGAACAGTTCAAGGTGGATGGAAGAGGGGAGCCTTAGCATCGGCGATAGGGCGAAAATGGAGATCGAAAGACTGCTGAAAGCATGGAAGCCCACAGAGCTGCCTGATGATGTTCTTGCGGAAATGACCGGACTAATGAAAAAGGAAGCCGCAAAGTACGGCATGGATTCACTTCCACATGAGGATTTATGAGATCGATTATTGATTTTACTCTGGAGGATATAAGACTTTCGCGAGATGAAATACTCCGCAGCCAGGGCATTCCCGATGGAACTGAGGTCAGCGAGAACTTCGAGAAGATCTACGTAGAAGCAATTAAAACATTTCAAGAACTCGCAGAACCCAGGGGCATAATGGCCGGGATCGAAGTGTCCGATTTCGAGGAAGTATTCCGCGGAGAAGGGTTGAACGAGCAGGAGAATCCGGTAAAGGATATTTACAGGAAAAGCAGTTACCTTGCTCTATTCGCTGTTACACTCGGGCCTGTTCTCAGTGAGAAAGTGACAGAACTCTTCGACAAAGGAGATTATGCTGCCGGCTATATGCTTGATTCGGTCTCGTCATACGCTGCAGACTCACTCGCGAATACTATCGCGAATCTTCTTCAAACGGAACTTGCCGGGAAGGAGTCATCATCAGATCCGCTGCGGGTCTTGAACTACAGCCCGGGATATTGTGGATGGCATATAAGCGGACAAAAAAAACTGTTTGAAGTTCTTAATCCGGAAGAGATAGGTATAACATTGAACGAGAGTTATCTTATGAGTCCGATAAAGACCGTGTCCGGAGTGCTTATTGCCGGACCCGGAGAAACTCATGAATTTACGAATTCATATCCGTTCTGTGATACATGCAGAACAAAATCATGTATCGAGAGAATGCGAAATGTTGTTATTGATGCACAGGAGGATAATTATGGAACTTCTTAATCAGATATCTTTCAATCTGCAGGGTGGTTTTGATGAGATTGTTGTCAAACTCACAAAAGACGCTGTTGAGAAACAGATACCGCCAAGTGAAATACTGGATAATGGCCTAATTGCCGGAATGAATATCGTTGGCGAGAAATTCAAGAACCATGAAATTTTCCTTCCCGATGTCCTTCTTGCCGCAAGAGCGATGAACGGGGCAATGGAGGTACTGAAGCCGCTTCTTATCAAGGATGGAATTCCAATAAAGGGAAAAGTAGTGATAGGTTCCGTAAAGGATGATCTGCACGATATCGGAAAGAATCTGGTGGGAATTCTTCTCAAGGGTGCCGGATTTGAAGTCATTGACCTTGGAAACGATGTTCCGGCTGAGAAATTCATCAGAGTTGCCAGAGAAGAAAATGCTCATGTAATCGGAATGTCCGCTCTTCTTACTACAACGATGCAAACAATGAAGAAAGTCGTTGACCTGGCAAAAGCTGAGGGGCTGTACGGTAAAATCAAGATCATGGTGGGAGGGGCACCTGTTTCGAAGGAATACGCTCTTGAAATAGGCGCAGACGCATACAGTTACGACGGTGCAAACGCGGTTGAAACCGTTGAATCGTTTTTCCGGTAAAACAGTTGATGAAAAGACTGCTTGAGCGCCTGAACAATGGCGAAATACTGGTTGCGGACGGAGCCATGGGAACCATGCTGTTCGAAAGGGGGCTCAAAAGTGGTGAGTGCCCCGAAAGAATGAATCTCACAAGGATCGATATACTTGAGGATATAGCCATACTTTACCTCAAAGCCGGAGCCGATATAATTCAGACGAATACGTTCGGAGGATCACCCCTGAAACTAGCCTCTTATTCTCTCGAGGATAAAGCTCCTCTGATTAATAGAAATGCTGTTTCCGTCGTTAAGAAGGTTGTTGAAGGAAAGGCGTATGTGTCTGCATCCTGCGGCCCCTGCGGAAAGATCCTTAAACCCTACGGGGATACCGATCCTGAAGTGATTTTCGATAGTTTTGAAATTCAGATGCAGGCTTTCGCTGAAGCTGGATGTGATGTAATTTGTATCGAAACGATGATGGATCTAAGAGAAGCGCTTCTTGCTCTGAAAGCCGCTAAAACGAAGGCACCGGGAATCCCCGTTATGGCGACCATGACTTACGACTCCACCCCA
The genomic region above belongs to Candidatus Aegiribacteria sp. and contains:
- a CDS encoding trimethylamine methyltransferase family protein, translated to MRPVLRLLSDELIERIISEARDILCDLGVEIHNDGVLSMLSDHGATVGMRENHVFLTPDIIDKALETAPDSVELYDVMGRQTHDLRDHNVYFTPGSAAINILDPSSGEIRKPSTADYVDYAKLMSGLDNIASQSTAFIPADVHERISDSYRLFLSLLYCEKPVVTGAFTIDAFNVMKDLQLAIRGSRDALKKRPLTIFSCCPTAPLKWSDVTSQNLVDCANHFIPVEYISMPLSGFMAPVTLVGSIVQHAAETLSGVVLSQLTQPGTPIIYGGSPAAFDVRYETTPMGAVETQMIDCANNEIGKYLNLPTQAYIALSDAKQLDAQAGLETSMGATLAALSGINSISGPGMLDFESCQSLEKLVVDNEICGMTLRLTRGIEPKEDFPSIPIFEELLRDKHLLIANHTRKYLHDEHYFPGAVIDRANSSRWMEEGSLSIGDRAKMEIERLLKAWKPTELPDDVLAEMTGLMKKEAAKYGMDSLPHEDL
- a CDS encoding corrinoid protein; the encoded protein is MELLNQISFNLQGGFDEIVVKLTKDAVEKQIPPSEILDNGLIAGMNIVGEKFKNHEIFLPDVLLAARAMNGAMEVLKPLLIKDGIPIKGKVVIGSVKDDLHDIGKNLVGILLKGAGFEVIDLGNDVPAEKFIRVAREENAHVIGMSALLTTTMQTMKKVVDLAKAEGLYGKIKIMVGGAPVSKEYALEIGADAYSYDGANAVETVESFFR
- a CDS encoding homocysteine S-methyltransferase family protein gives rise to the protein MKRLLERLNNGEILVADGAMGTMLFERGLKSGECPERMNLTRIDILEDIAILYLKAGADIIQTNTFGGSPLKLASYSLEDKAPLINRNAVSVVKKVVEGKAYVSASCGPCGKILKPYGDTDPEVIFDSFEIQMQAFAEAGCDVICIETMMDLREALLALKAAKTKAPGIPVMATMTYDSTPRGFFTIMGDTIEKAVKILEEAGADVIGSNCGNGIENMIRIAREYRKHTTLPIIIQSNAGLPLIENGELVYPETPEFMAEKSKELVDAGVSIIGGCCGTTPEHIRAIRNSI